A portion of the Pedobacter cryoconitis genome contains these proteins:
- a CDS encoding bestrophin family protein: MIIRKKENWLRMLFIWKGSVLPQILFRLLLLLFISIVIVYFRGSFFNYKIQLNPGPFTLFGIALAIFFGFRNNVSYERFWEGRKLWGSLLNTTRSLTRQAQTLVQTEDKEEINKFVDLLISFTYALKHQLRHTDATNDIAEISGENLANKLKPATYKPAMLIKEMGLWVKKHRLKGDFDSILTVSFDQNLSELSNIVGGCERIASTPIPYTYKVLLHRTVYIYCFLLPFGFVDSLGWMMPVIVSFIAYTFVALEAVADELEDPFGLEPNDLALNSLCRTIENTLLELSDRDLKTPTPEKDYILN; the protein is encoded by the coding sequence ATGATCATCAGGAAAAAAGAAAACTGGCTAAGGATGCTTTTCATCTGGAAAGGATCTGTATTACCTCAGATTCTCTTTCGATTATTGCTTTTGTTATTCATCTCCATTGTCATAGTCTATTTCCGCGGCTCATTCTTTAATTATAAAATACAGTTGAACCCGGGGCCATTTACACTTTTTGGAATTGCCCTTGCCATCTTCTTTGGCTTTAGAAATAATGTTAGTTATGAACGATTTTGGGAGGGTAGAAAGCTTTGGGGCTCTTTATTGAATACAACACGTTCCTTAACCAGACAAGCGCAGACTCTTGTTCAAACAGAAGATAAGGAAGAAATTAACAAATTTGTAGATTTGCTGATCTCATTTACTTATGCGCTGAAGCATCAATTACGCCATACAGATGCGACAAATGATATTGCTGAAATCTCTGGCGAAAACTTAGCAAATAAATTGAAACCTGCTACTTACAAACCTGCTATGCTGATCAAAGAAATGGGGTTATGGGTGAAAAAGCATAGATTAAAAGGAGACTTTGATTCCATTCTTACTGTCAGTTTTGACCAGAATTTAAGTGAGTTATCAAATATTGTAGGCGGGTGCGAGCGAATTGCCAGTACCCCAATCCCATATACCTACAAAGTATTGCTTCACCGTACTGTTTACATCTACTGCTTCTTATTGCCATTTGGTTTTGTAGATAGCTTAGGCTGGATGATGCCAGTTATAGTTTCTTTTATAGCCTATACTTTTGTTGCTTTAGAGGCTGTTGCAGATGAGCTGGAAGATCCTTTTGGATTAGAGCCGAATGATCTTGCGCTGAATTCACTTTGCAGGACTATAGAAAATACTTTACTGGAACTTTCTGACCGTGACCTTAAAACACCAACCCCTGAAAAGGATTATATATTGAATTAA
- a CDS encoding JAB domain-containing protein: MVLQSKLFKVAEVQLAFKPKYKIADRPRIRGCEDAYGVLIQQWSKDRIEYLEDFKIILVNRKNRVLGLVDISQGGIHGTLVDPKVVFAIALKAGASGIILSHNHPSGELEPGAEDIEVTKKLKEGAKILDIEILDHLIISKDGYYSFQENGIL; this comes from the coding sequence ATGGTATTACAATCAAAATTATTCAAAGTGGCAGAGGTTCAACTAGCGTTCAAGCCTAAGTACAAGATTGCAGATAGACCTCGAATTAGAGGTTGTGAGGATGCTTACGGAGTGTTAATACAGCAATGGAGTAAAGACAGAATCGAGTACTTAGAAGATTTCAAAATCATCCTCGTAAACAGAAAGAACCGAGTGTTAGGTCTGGTTGACATCTCACAAGGTGGAATACATGGAACATTAGTCGATCCAAAGGTGGTATTTGCAATTGCATTAAAAGCGGGTGCTAGTGGAATTATACTTTCACATAATCATCCAAGTGGAGAATTGGAACCGGGAGCCGAAGATATTGAAGTCACAAAGAAATTGAAAGAGGGTGCTAAAATACTTGATATAGAGATTTTAGATCACTTGATCATTAGCAAAGATGGATACTATAGCTTCCAGGAGAATGGGATACTTTAG
- a CDS encoding DGQHR domain-containing protein: MREIEVQNEQYIEIQCLEAIQPIGSMYIAIINCGDLETICFADVRRMEIGIENREVEDYIGIQRELNPNRENEIGKYVNLIDATFPNSIILSISSDYATYNPETHTMKILYKDDVAKVLDGQHRIAGLRHFERDQSQFQLIVTIYIDMELEDQAIVFATINKEQKNVSNSLVADLFAFAKTRSPQKTAHNIARALNKKEGSPFYKKIKILGTAVNKETETITQDTFVKSLLKYITSDPQSDRNFYKVHKDKDSKLPLISGKELHRLFLRNIFILDDNDIQIAQIIFNYFYAVSMKWPDAWNSGADNNILNKSTGFSALMRFFKDAYLSFNRIGEIISKDDFIRIFASIQIPEANFTKEVYIPGSSGQGQLYRDLLSQSGLGKLDEDMF, from the coding sequence ATGCGTGAGATAGAGGTTCAAAATGAACAATATATTGAAATTCAATGTTTAGAAGCGATTCAGCCAATTGGCTCAATGTACATAGCAATTATAAACTGTGGTGATCTAGAAACAATTTGTTTTGCTGATGTTCGTCGTATGGAAATTGGAATTGAAAATCGTGAAGTCGAAGATTATATTGGTATTCAAAGAGAATTAAATCCCAATAGGGAGAATGAAATTGGGAAGTATGTTAATTTAATAGATGCCACTTTCCCCAATAGCATCATTTTATCAATCTCTTCGGATTATGCAACTTATAATCCTGAGACACATACCATGAAAATTCTTTATAAAGATGACGTTGCAAAGGTTTTAGATGGCCAGCACAGAATTGCTGGTCTTAGACATTTTGAAAGAGACCAAAGTCAATTTCAGTTAATTGTAACTATTTACATAGATATGGAGCTTGAGGATCAAGCAATTGTATTCGCAACAATAAATAAGGAACAGAAAAATGTCAGCAATTCATTGGTAGCGGATTTATTTGCGTTTGCAAAAACAAGGAGCCCACAAAAAACGGCACATAATATTGCTCGTGCTCTAAATAAAAAAGAAGGAAGTCCTTTCTATAAAAAAATTAAGATTTTGGGAACTGCTGTAAATAAAGAAACAGAAACAATTACACAGGATACTTTTGTTAAATCTCTCTTAAAATATATCACAAGCGATCCCCAGTCAGACAGAAATTTTTACAAGGTCCATAAAGATAAAGATTCAAAACTCCCTTTAATTTCTGGGAAGGAGTTGCATAGATTATTTTTGCGTAATATATTTATATTGGACGATAATGATATTCAAATTGCTCAAATAATTTTTAATTATTTTTATGCGGTTAGTATGAAATGGCCAGACGCATGGAACTCAGGAGCGGATAACAACATTCTTAATAAATCTACCGGATTTTCTGCATTGATGAGATTCTTTAAAGATGCATATCTGAGCTTTAATCGGATAGGGGAAATCATATCAAAGGATGATTTTATTCGAATTTTCGCGAGTATACAAATCCCTGAAGCTAATTTCACAAAAGAAGTATATATTCCGGGATCTTCAGGGCAAGGTCAATTATATAGAGATTTATTATCACAGAGTGGTCTTGGAAAGCTAGATGAAGACATGTTTTAA
- a CDS encoding DNA adenine methylase encodes MIIVKPFLRWAGGKNWLIKELHKYLPDKFNNYYEPFLGGGSVFFYLKSQGFIQNSSYLSDLNGELVETYQLIKSKPNDIIKRLSSFKNEQEFYYNMRSQVFTDSVDNAAKFLYLNRTSFNGIYRVNKNGEYNVPFGNRNLAKLFDLENLVDGSNMLSDTSISCMDFFDTIETIKKGDLIFLDPPYTVAHENNGFVKYNQKIFAWEDQVRLNEFLVKLNKLGAYFIMTNAAHISIEELYKDIGIYSKVNRPSSIGGKGAKRTAYNELIFTNIVNGK; translated from the coding sequence ATGATTATAGTTAAACCATTTTTAAGATGGGCTGGTGGAAAAAACTGGCTTATTAAAGAATTACACAAATATCTGCCTGATAAGTTTAATAATTATTATGAGCCTTTTCTTGGTGGTGGATCTGTCTTTTTTTATCTAAAATCACAAGGATTTATCCAAAATTCATCTTATCTGTCTGATTTAAATGGAGAGCTTGTTGAAACTTATCAGTTAATTAAATCAAAACCTAATGATATAATTAAAAGGTTATCAAGTTTCAAAAATGAACAGGAATTTTATTATAATATGAGATCCCAAGTATTTACTGATTCCGTTGATAACGCAGCTAAGTTTTTATATTTGAATAGGACTTCTTTCAATGGTATTTATAGAGTTAATAAAAATGGAGAATATAACGTCCCGTTTGGTAATAGGAACCTTGCGAAATTATTTGATTTAGAAAATTTGGTTGACGGAAGCAATATGCTTTCTGATACTTCAATAAGTTGTATGGATTTTTTCGATACAATTGAAACAATAAAAAAAGGAGATCTAATATTTTTAGATCCACCTTATACGGTGGCTCATGAGAATAATGGCTTTGTTAAATATAACCAAAAGATATTCGCTTGGGAAGATCAAGTTAGACTCAACGAATTTTTGGTGAAATTAAATAAATTAGGGGCTTATTTTATTATGACAAATGCTGCACATATCAGTATAGAAGAGCTATATAAAGATATTGGAATTTACTCAAAAGTGAACAGACCTAGTTCAATTGGCGGAAAAGGGGCAAAAAGAACTGCCTACAATGAATTAATCTTTACAAATATTGTCAATGGAAAATAA
- a CDS encoding P-loop ATPase, Sll1717 family, which translates to MGIFEKNKSLPSNDTKGFYFGSPEAEGENINGYKLIDYFEDYLDILDNLQRGKFIFSGRKGVGKSAIAKFIKDKSDLTNDSFATILRISDFDIQKSIQHTLDEKRNEMLLFEWLILINIVKLIVKNHHSQYTMAYSKLQKFLENNSGIIDVDKFQIDEGFKKSGGEVSFGVLTHAFGGVFKKYFDVKVTKAPFFKIIDPLKDIVKLILDYPVNRELEFWLLFDDLDINYDIKNDYDNQKIIELLRLAKYYNNNIFLNNKAKILVFIRDDIRGNLISKFPDSAKIFASYEIVINWYNHYASSLDENNNPLKKLVNKRIEINFKNHNIKFSNDPWNSLFKNDNVLKSSFKSVLDFTFYRPRDVITFLSVLSNEKYPFPISSINLKRILEKYININLAEIKSELSLHFNEREKDIIFRLLFPFIIENQGLKYDLILMKISELNFDMEPNKVVDILLSYSLIVYQNRNGDLYFNYREDTELERMDKDDLSLTLPKCIYHHYRRIN; encoded by the coding sequence ATGGGGATATTTGAGAAAAATAAGTCACTGCCTAGTAATGATACCAAAGGATTCTATTTTGGATCTCCAGAAGCGGAAGGTGAAAATATCAATGGGTACAAGTTGATTGATTATTTTGAAGACTACTTGGATATTTTAGATAATTTACAAAGAGGTAAATTCATCTTTTCAGGAAGAAAAGGGGTTGGTAAATCGGCCATTGCAAAGTTTATCAAAGACAAATCTGACTTGACTAATGATTCTTTTGCAACAATTTTACGAATAAGTGATTTTGATATTCAGAAGTCAATTCAACACACATTAGATGAAAAGAGAAATGAAATGCTGCTCTTTGAATGGCTTATTTTAATCAATATTGTGAAATTAATAGTCAAGAACCATCATAGTCAATACACTATGGCTTACTCTAAGTTACAGAAATTTCTTGAAAACAATTCTGGTATTATTGATGTCGATAAATTTCAGATAGATGAAGGATTTAAAAAATCGGGAGGTGAAGTCAGTTTTGGGGTCTTAACTCACGCATTTGGTGGAGTGTTTAAAAAGTATTTTGATGTCAAAGTTACGAAAGCACCATTTTTTAAAATAATAGATCCCCTTAAGGATATTGTGAAGCTAATTTTAGATTACCCCGTTAATAGAGAACTAGAATTTTGGCTATTATTCGACGATCTAGACATAAATTATGATATTAAAAATGATTATGATAATCAAAAAATAATCGAGTTATTAAGACTAGCCAAATATTATAATAATAACATATTTTTAAATAACAAAGCGAAAATACTTGTTTTCATAAGAGACGATATAAGAGGTAATCTTATATCAAAATTTCCAGACTCAGCAAAAATATTTGCAAGTTATGAAATTGTCATTAATTGGTATAATCATTATGCCTCATCTCTTGATGAAAACAACAATCCTTTGAAAAAGCTAGTTAACAAAAGAATTGAAATAAATTTCAAGAATCACAATATTAAATTTTCTAATGACCCATGGAATTCATTATTTAAGAATGACAATGTTTTGAAATCTTCATTTAAATCCGTTTTAGATTTTACATTTTACAGACCACGGGACGTTATAACCTTTCTATCTGTATTAAGCAATGAAAAGTATCCTTTTCCTATTAGTAGCATTAATCTTAAAAGGATACTTGAGAAATATATTAACATTAATTTGGCTGAAATCAAAAGTGAGTTAAGTTTGCATTTCAATGAGCGCGAGAAAGACATAATTTTTAGATTATTATTTCCTTTTATAATTGAAAATCAAGGCTTAAAATACGATTTGATTCTAATGAAAATTTCTGAATTGAACTTTGATATGGAACCTAATAAGGTCGTCGATATCCTGCTCTCCTATTCTCTAATAGTTTACCAGAATAGGAACGGTGATCTGTATTTTAATTATCGAGAAGATACAGAATTAGAAAGAATGGATAAAGATGATTTGTCGCTTACCTTGCCAAAATGCATTTATCATCACTATAGAAGGATTAACTGA
- the tssD gene encoding type VI secretion system tube protein TssD produces the protein MSSFKAVLKFADNPVKGYDILQCNYSFRQQTDDKGRPSSPALGGNVFIQITTPPDDFLLKWMVDSYKRRTGLVTFMKLDEESAFQRVAFEDAYCVEYHTNFNAVGSSSMVTSIVLSAKRLKVNGIDHNNDWPD, from the coding sequence ATGTCGTCATTTAAAGCTGTTTTAAAATTTGCAGATAACCCGGTTAAAGGGTATGACATTTTGCAATGCAATTATTCTTTCCGGCAACAAACTGATGATAAGGGAAGGCCAAGCTCTCCTGCATTAGGCGGAAACGTATTCATACAGATTACTACACCACCGGATGATTTTTTACTTAAATGGATGGTTGATAGTTATAAAAGACGCACAGGTTTGGTGACATTTATGAAGCTTGACGAAGAGAGTGCTTTTCAAAGAGTTGCTTTTGAGGACGCCTATTGTGTGGAATACCATACTAACTTTAATGCAGTTGGTTCATCAAGCATGGTTACTTCGATTGTATTGTCAGCTAAAAGACTTAAAGTAAATGGTATAGATCATAACAATGATTGGCCTGATTAA
- a CDS encoding DUF4595 domain-containing protein, producing MKTTNLLMLMAVLALSSCKKSGTNEPEKVSGNCKIVSIKENNDPASTYSYDATGKISKVTNLYGYGNGIFTYQTDRVNFTDTKGTENQSFNIDAAGRIILDKFDTYKYDSDGYLIEKAYRPNPTTSNFILSYTNGNLTKVIIDGFETVNITYYDAEAVQNLLGYENALHSSLVFNESTYSNFNIAFLGKGSKNLVKSITKQRTISGVTQNFNDTYVYKKDTDGKIVSLEITRQASGGYFNGVNTVNFTYQCQ from the coding sequence ATGAAAACAACGAACTTGTTAATGTTAATGGCGGTGCTTGCACTAAGCTCTTGTAAGAAGAGTGGTACTAATGAGCCTGAGAAAGTCTCTGGTAACTGTAAAATCGTATCAATTAAAGAAAATAATGATCCGGCTTCTACCTACAGTTACGATGCTACTGGTAAGATTTCCAAAGTAACCAACCTTTATGGTTATGGCAATGGAATATTTACATATCAAACAGATAGAGTCAACTTTACGGATACTAAAGGAACTGAAAATCAGTCATTCAATATTGATGCTGCTGGTCGTATTATATTAGATAAGTTTGATACCTATAAATACGATTCTGATGGCTATCTAATAGAAAAAGCTTACAGACCGAATCCAACGACATCTAACTTTATACTTTCCTATACCAATGGCAATTTAACGAAGGTTATTATTGATGGATTTGAAACAGTAAACATTACGTATTATGATGCCGAAGCGGTACAAAACCTATTAGGATATGAGAATGCTCTCCATAGCTCGCTAGTATTCAATGAGAGTACTTATTCAAACTTTAATATTGCTTTCCTTGGTAAAGGATCAAAGAATTTGGTTAAAAGTATTACCAAGCAGAGGACAATATCAGGAGTTACACAGAATTTTAATGATACTTATGTTTATAAAAAGGATACGGACGGTAAAATTGTATCATTGGAGATTACAAGGCAAGCAAGTGGCGGTTATTTTAACGGAGTGAATACTGTTAACTTCACTTACCAGTGCCAATAA
- a CDS encoding helix-turn-helix domain-containing protein, translated as MSKSTIKSEIELFAIKKVKALREEANFSQSELAFRLGVSNGFIGQVESNKFPAKYNLDHIDKLAVIFNCSPKDFLPEHPVNKDSSKSIL; from the coding sequence GTGTCTAAATCAACTATAAAATCAGAAATAGAGTTGTTCGCAATTAAAAAGGTAAAAGCTCTCAGAGAGGAAGCAAACTTCTCACAATCAGAGCTCGCATTTAGATTAGGAGTTTCTAATGGGTTCATTGGACAAGTAGAGAGCAATAAATTTCCTGCTAAATATAATCTTGACCATATTGATAAGTTGGCAGTTATATTTAACTGCTCACCGAAAGACTTCCTCCCTGAACATCCAGTGAATAAAGACTCCTCAAAGTCCATATTATAA
- a CDS encoding tyrosine-type recombinase/integrase: MKATNSKTKSTKFFLANSNGIEIYLNVPGKDAKEQKYYLDYNHNGQKKYYGKGSVKTKSIEFFNSLEISEKIKQSEIEASLTEIFKQDILLITHELQNEAAVSTVSMRSNVREAIEAFFLYKTLQNKEGTVDKVSLCGYKHHSNKLLKYFSIDRYKRICLSDLSTDLWLNYRIDLLNNTYNTSTKKLINASVNQHFQYVTQFYGWLMDYNEFPIKNHLKKLKKLNSARQDKRFKVIPDNLFNEFYHLLEFKEKYTFTRLYLSGLLLYENNIRLAEQVLIQVGNIDFEYGTLKIINKKNDSLRTVILSSKAQELITIIRNNTIKYGLTINKEMYLYGGHNIFKLGKPHRNKELATLMRRFRKLYPQFNDIKLYENKHTSITNQFNAGVDHYLIKERANHSSISTTEIYLQTKRIVKPYELKTMERDLNEV; this comes from the coding sequence ATGAAAGCCACCAATTCTAAAACCAAATCAACTAAGTTCTTCTTAGCAAATTCTAATGGCATTGAGATTTACCTAAATGTTCCGGGTAAGGATGCAAAGGAACAGAAGTACTATCTGGATTATAACCACAACGGACAAAAGAAGTACTACGGTAAGGGAAGCGTTAAAACTAAATCCATCGAGTTCTTTAATAGCTTAGAAATATCAGAGAAAATAAAGCAATCTGAGATTGAAGCTTCATTAACTGAGATTTTCAAACAAGATATATTGCTAATAACTCATGAATTGCAAAATGAGGCAGCAGTTTCAACTGTATCCATGAGAAGTAATGTAAGAGAAGCGATTGAAGCTTTCTTTCTTTATAAGACACTACAGAACAAAGAAGGTACGGTTGATAAGGTCAGCCTTTGCGGGTACAAGCATCACAGTAATAAATTACTTAAATACTTTAGTATAGACAGATATAAAAGAATATGTCTAAGCGATCTAAGTACTGATTTATGGCTCAATTACAGAATTGACCTTTTAAATAACACCTATAACACAAGTACCAAAAAGCTCATTAATGCCTCAGTAAATCAGCACTTCCAATATGTTACACAATTTTACGGCTGGTTAATGGATTATAATGAGTTTCCGATTAAGAACCATCTGAAGAAACTAAAGAAGTTAAACTCAGCAAGACAGGATAAACGATTCAAAGTTATACCAGATAATCTTTTCAATGAGTTCTATCATCTACTTGAATTTAAAGAGAAGTATACATTTACCCGACTTTACCTGAGCGGATTGCTATTATATGAAAATAACATTAGGCTTGCCGAACAGGTCTTGATTCAAGTTGGAAATATAGATTTTGAATATGGTACATTGAAGATTATCAATAAGAAGAATGACAGCCTTCGTACCGTAATACTCTCTTCTAAAGCCCAAGAGCTGATCACAATAATAAGGAATAACACAATAAAATACGGGCTGACAATTAATAAGGAAATGTATTTATATGGTGGGCATAATATCTTCAAACTAGGTAAACCACATCGAAATAAAGAGTTAGCTACCCTGATGCGCAGATTCCGCAAGCTTTACCCACAATTCAACGATATAAAACTATATGAAAACAAACACACCTCAATCACAAATCAGTTTAATGCAGGCGTGGATCACTATCTGATAAAAGAAAGAGCCAATCATAGCAGTATCTCGACCACAGAGATTTATTTACAAACAAAAAGGATAGTGAAGCCTTACGAGCTTAAAACTATGGAGAGAGATCTAAATGAGGTGTAA
- a CDS encoding nuclear transport factor 2 family protein, with the protein MKHLVTYLLTTLTLVSCHSAAHKNMVLKNNEDLIRVYFDHFNKHDWTKMAGMYAETAEFKDPSLGNGIVKQKREQTIKKYNELSEQFPDVKDSIVNIYPSGDKNVIVEFVSTGTAPDNSKFELPICTIFTIENGLITKDFTYYDNFQE; encoded by the coding sequence ATGAAACATTTAGTCACTTATCTCTTAACCACATTAACATTAGTTTCCTGTCACAGTGCAGCTCATAAAAATATGGTATTAAAGAATAATGAAGATCTTATAAGGGTTTATTTTGATCATTTCAATAAACATGACTGGACAAAAATGGCTGGTATGTATGCTGAAACTGCTGAGTTCAAAGATCCTTCTTTAGGAAATGGGATTGTAAAACAAAAAAGGGAACAGACTATAAAGAAGTATAATGAGTTGAGTGAGCAGTTTCCAGATGTTAAGGATAGTATAGTCAATATTTATCCTTCAGGAGATAAAAATGTAATTGTAGAATTTGTTTCTACCGGAACAGCGCCTGATAATTCTAAATTTGAATTACCTATTTGTACCATCTTTACTATTGAGAATGGATTGATCACAAAGGATTTCACTTATTATGATAATTTCCAGGAATAG
- the map gene encoding type I methionyl aminopeptidase, which produces MSITSADELLGMQRVSDAVANTLKQMREFAQPGISTKELDEFGGKILAGYGAKSAPKLTYGFPGWTCISINNEAAHGIPSEEKILANGDLINIDVSAELDGFWADNGGSFVLGEDINNHQPLVDASKDILYKAISKIRGGVKIADIGRLIETEARKHGFTVIRNLAGHGVGRSLHEAPDCILNCYDKYNTQRFKKNSTVAIETFIATTSNMAVEQADGWTLKGNKGGFVAQHEHTILVTDGVPEILTSANKI; this is translated from the coding sequence ATGTCAATCACATCAGCAGATGAATTATTAGGAATGCAACGTGTAAGTGATGCTGTTGCAAATACGCTTAAACAAATGCGTGAATTCGCTCAGCCGGGTATCTCCACGAAAGAACTGGATGAGTTCGGCGGAAAAATATTAGCAGGTTATGGTGCGAAGTCTGCTCCTAAATTAACTTACGGATTTCCTGGGTGGACTTGTATTAGTATTAACAATGAAGCTGCTCACGGCATCCCGTCTGAAGAAAAAATACTTGCGAATGGTGACCTGATCAATATAGATGTATCTGCTGAACTTGATGGATTCTGGGCTGACAATGGAGGTTCTTTTGTATTAGGAGAAGATATAAATAACCATCAGCCTTTAGTGGATGCTTCTAAAGATATTCTTTATAAAGCAATCAGCAAGATCAGAGGTGGTGTTAAAATTGCGGATATTGGCAGGTTAATAGAAACTGAGGCAAGAAAACATGGTTTTACTGTGATCCGTAATTTAGCTGGTCATGGTGTTGGCCGTAGTTTGCATGAAGCACCGGATTGCATTTTGAACTGTTATGATAAATACAATACGCAAAGGTTTAAGAAAAACTCAACGGTTGCTATAGAAACTTTTATTGCTACAACGTCAAACATGGCAGTTGAACAGGCAGACGGCTGGACATTGAAAGGAAATAAAGGTGGTTTTGTTGCACAACATGAGCATACGATATTAGTAACAGATGGAGTTCCTGAAATTCTGACCAGCGCTAATAAAATATAA
- a CDS encoding XRE family transcriptional regulator — translation MTDNQRKHFGARLKEIRLAKKMTLQEFYSPIAKHVNNFSPIENGSRMIGKRLAEDVIKHYHINESWLATGVGKIYSIDELLRETNKLNTEPEEGVPFINVNPSDFSSEELNFLKEKPEYYVNFRPFNDCDAYLPVYGDSMVPKYSSGEIIAIREVVNKDIIQWGEAYLIMADESANNITTVKLLFEHTTPGKIILRAANADYKGDTILDKQAINRLFIVKGKITRNQL, via the coding sequence ATGACCGATAATCAAAGAAAACATTTCGGAGCCAGATTGAAAGAAATCCGGTTGGCGAAGAAAATGACGCTTCAGGAATTCTATAGCCCGATAGCTAAACATGTAAACAACTTCTCGCCTATAGAAAACGGGTCCAGAATGATTGGTAAAAGGCTCGCAGAGGATGTGATCAAACACTATCATATCAATGAAAGCTGGCTAGCCACTGGTGTTGGAAAAATATACTCAATAGATGAGTTGCTCAGAGAAACGAACAAGCTGAATACTGAACCTGAAGAAGGTGTCCCTTTTATTAATGTTAATCCTTCCGATTTTTCATCCGAAGAGCTTAATTTTTTAAAGGAAAAGCCAGAGTATTATGTAAACTTCCGCCCCTTTAATGACTGTGATGCCTATTTACCAGTTTATGGGGATAGTATGGTCCCAAAATATTCGAGCGGAGAAATAATTGCTATCCGGGAAGTCGTGAACAAAGACATTATCCAATGGGGAGAGGCTTATTTAATTATGGCTGATGAAAGCGCCAATAATATTACGACTGTAAAATTGCTGTTTGAGCATACTACGCCAGGTAAAATTATCTTGCGTGCTGCAAATGCCGATTATAAAGGTGATACCATTCTGGATAAACAGGCTATTAACCGGTTATTCATTGTCAAAGGAAAGATAACCAGGAATCAGCTGTAG